The nucleotide sequence TTTAGGGTTCATGCTTATAAGGAGTGAGAGGGTTTCCTCCTCCCTTTTTATAAAGAGATCACCACCATTTTCTATTATGAACTGGTTAACTCCCATCTCCTCCAGTTTCCTACCTACAAAGAGGTTTACAGCTCCAGCAACTCCCGCCATCGGACCAACCCCACACTTTCTACACTCAACTGCCATCTTCCTAACAACCTTTGGGGCAATAGGTTCAACTTCAACTGGAGTTAAAGAGGTAAAGAACTCCTCCTTAGAGCTCCCGTAAACTTCTATCTGGGAACGGAGCTCCACTACAAACTCTGAAATCCCTTCCCTCAAATCGGGAGAGTAAAGGCTTTCAGGAACGGCAATCCAGAGGTCACTCTCTCCGGCTATAACCTCAAAGGATTTAAAGCCCTTAGGGTTTTGAAATCTCCTGTAATACCTCTTCTCAGGCCTTACCATTACATCTCTTCTACCAGTTTTGAAATCTCCTTGGAGCGTTCAGTAGCCCTCTTTACAGCCTCAATAAATGCAAAGCGGGCACCCTTTTCCTCAAGGACTGAAAGCCCCTCAATCGTCGTTCCGGCAGGGGATGAGACCTTGTCCTTTAAAACCTCCGGGTGTTCATCCCTTGACATGGAAGCACACCCCTCAAGGACCTGAAAGGCTATCTCCTTTGAAATCTCTCTACTCAAACCGACCCTTACGCCTGCATCGCTTAAAGCCTCTATAAGGAGGAAAATAAAGGCTGGGGAACTTCCGGCAGCTCCGGTAAAGGCATCAAAGAGGTTCTCCGAAAGTGAGTAAACCTTTCCCGTTGCCTCTAAGAGCCTCTTTATTCTCTCTACCTCTTCCTCCAAAAGCCTTTTGTTCTCACAGAAGGCAATTACCCCCTTCCTAACCTTTACCAAAATGTTCGGCATAATCCTCACTATCTTCTTATCATCTCCGATTACCTGCTCAATCTTCCTTATAGGGTAGCCGGCTGCCATTGAGACAACTATCTGAGCGGCAGTTACAGTGTCCTTAATTTCCTCTAAAACGGAAGTCAAAACTTGAGGCTTAACGGCTAAAAAGATCACGTCACTGTTAAGAACAACGTCAACGTTTCTCTTAAAGGTCTTTACTCCAAACTTCTCTTGGAGCTCCTTTAATCTTGATTCATTAACGTCAGATACGCAGACCATGCTGGGCAAAATAAGCTCCTCTCCAACGAAGGCTCCAATAAAGGCTTCAGCCATGTTTCCACCACCGATAAATCCAATCCTCAAATTCATAGTTCCTCCATTTAAAGAAAAATTTCCTATATTATAGTTTGCAAACTTGCCCGGGTGGCGGAACTGGCAGACGCGGGGGACTCAAAATCCCCTGGCCGCAAGGCCGTGCGGGTTCAAGTCCCGCCCCGGGCACCAATCTAAAACTCAGGATAGAGTTGCCCTCCTCCAGATAACTCAAAGGAACTTTCCCTATATCCGCCAACAAACTCTACTGCTACTTTAAAAGCTTCATCAACTTTAAACCCTTTAGAAAGGAGAGATAAAAAGGAGGAAGAAAAGGCACAGCCGGTTCCCCTCACCACTCTGCTATCCTTTTTGTGAACAAACTTTTCCACCAATTTACCATTAACGATTAAGAGGTCTTCAACCTCTTTTTCGCCTTTGGGAGCTCCTTTCACTACCAGAACTCTTTCTTTAAAAACTTCTCCAAAAGACGGCTCAAGCCTTTTAAATTCTGAGTAATTAGGAGTTATCACCGTGGAAACTTCAATTAGAGGAGCTATAGCCTTTAAGTCCTCAACGAACTCCTTCCCAAAGGTCGGAGCTAAAACGGGGTCAAAAACAACCGGAACGCCTAATTTACCTATTCTTTCGGCTATTTTCCGATTTACCTTTTCTTCTCTGTGAGGTAACCCCAACTTTACCCCTTTAACGGGAATTTCCTCAAGAACAGCGTCAAGCTGCTCTAATAAAAAATCACCTTCAACGAAATCAACTTCCTTTACTCCCTTTGTATTCTGAACTGTATTCGCCGTTATTACTGCACACCCTAGAAAGCCAAAGTGGCGAAAGGTTGCATAGTCCCTTAAGATTCCGGCCCCTCCGGTCGGGTCAAATCCGGCAATGGAAAGGAGAAAGTCCATCACAATACCTCCAGAAATTAAAGATATAATTAGCCCACAAAATAGGAGGTTGGAGATGAAGATAGCCCTTGCCTGCGATCACGGAGGTTTTAGGCTCAAAGAGGTAATTAAATCCTACCTTGAAGAACTGGGAATTGAGTACGTTGACTACGGAACTTACTCTGAAGAATCGGTTGACTATCCAGACTTTGCCTATAAAGCGGCCAAAGGAATAGTAAACGGAGAGGCCGACAGGGGAATCTTTATCTGCGGAACCGGCATAGGGATATCAATAGCTGCGAACAAGGTTAAGGGAATAAGAGCAGCTTTATGCTACAACGTTTACGCAGCCGAAATGAGCAGGCGCCACAACGACGCAAACGTCCTGTGTTTAGGAGGCAGAGTAATAGGGGATGAACTTGCAAAGAGGATAGTGAAGGCGTGGATTGAAACTCCGTTTGAGGGAGGAAGACACGAAAGGAGAGTAAATAAGATATCTGAAATTGAGAAAAACGAATGGGAGGATAGTTAAATGAAGCACCTTAAGAGCGTTGACCCTGAAATTTTTGAGGCCTTAAAGTGTGAGTACAGGAGACAGAATGAGCACCTGGAACTGATCGCTTCTGAAAACTTTACTTCCCCAGCAGTTATGGAAGCCCAAGGAAGCGTTCTAACAAACAAGTACGCTGAAGGGTACCCGGGAAAGCGCTACTACGGAGGTTGTGAGTGCGTTGACGTTGCAGAAAGGTTGGCAATTGAAAGGTGTAAGGAGCTCTTTAAAGCTGAGCACGTCAACGTTCAGCCCCACTCCGGTTCCCAAGCAAACCAGGCCGTTTATTTAGCAGTTTTAAAACCAGGAGATACGATTCTCTCAATGAACCTCTCCCACGGAGGACACCTTTCCCACGGCTCTCCAGTCAACATGACCGGAAAGTACTTCAACGTAGTTCAGTACGGGGTTAGGAAGGATACAGAAACTATAGATTTTGACCAAGTGTACCAGCTCGCAAAGGAGCACAAGCCTAAGCTGATAATATGCGGCGCTTCAGCCTACCCAAGAGTTATTGACTTTGACAAGTTCAGGGAGATTGCCGATGAGGTCGGAGCTCTCCTCCTTGCAGACATTGCCCACATTGCCGGCCTTGTGGTAGCAGGTCTCCACCCCTCCCCCATTGAGGCTTGCCACTTCGTAACGACGACCACCCACAAGACACTGAGGGGACCAAGGGGCGGAGTTGTAATGTGTAAAGAGGAGTTTGCAAAAGATATAGACAAGGCCGTCTTCCCCGGCCTCCAGGGTGGACCACTTATGCACGTAATTGCCGCAAAGGCCGTTGCCTTTAAAGAGGCCCAAACTGAAGAGTTCAAGAAGTATCAAGAGCAGGTAGTTAAAAACGCTAAAGTAATGGCAGAAGAGCTCCAGAGGCAGGGCTTCAGGCTAGTTTCCGGAGGAACAGACAACCACCTAATGCTAGTTGACCTTACAGATAAGGGAATAACAGGAAAAGAGGCAGAAGCAGCCCTTGGTAGAGCAAATATTACAGTTAATAAGAACACGATTCCTTTTGATACGAGAAGTCCTTTTGTTACAAGCGGTATAAGAATTGGAACTCCTGCAATAACGACAAGAGGAGTAAAAGAGGACGAAGCCAGGAGAATCGCCCAGCTTATAGCCAAAGTCTTAAACAACATTAACGATGAGAAAGTCATTGAGAAAGTTAAGTCTGAAGTTCTTGAAATTTGTACAAAACATCCTTTGTACCCTGAACTAAAAGATCTTTACTCTTAAAATTTGAAGGAGGGGATATCCCCTCCTATTCCTCTCTTAAATCTCAATTATCCCCTTTCCAAAGGTTTTAAAAAGAGTTATCTTAAATTAAATGATTCTTTTAGGGGGAAGGGATGAATAGTAAAAACTTAATAAAGAAATCAGCCCAAAAAGCAAGTGAAGAATTAATAAAAAATCTCTCTCTAATAAGCTATTCAGAAATCTCAGAGAAGAAGGTAGAAAATATAAAAAAGGTAATTTTAAAATTCCTTAGCAAGGAACTAGAAGTTTCCGAAGCTATTAAAGAAATAATTAAAAACAAGCTACCTTTCTTCTTAATTCAAAAATTTATTGAAAATTTCAAGGTGGAACTCGCTAAAGAAATTGCAGTAGAAAACCCAGACTCTAAGGAAGAAACAAAAACGATTAAAGCTAAACTTCAAAATTTGGAAAATGAAATTGCAAAAGAATACCTAAAAATTAATATTGGAGAATTGGAAGATATAAAAAACTCTAAACTTAAAAAGTATGCCCTCTATAGAGCCCATGCAAATTACATAGAAAGGATAATTGAGTCCGTACGAAGAGAAGAATTATCAAAATTCCCACTCGAGAGCTATACAGAAAGCGATTTTAAGACAAGCATTTACTACCCCGAGAGTATAATGGCCTGCATGAACGCTTATTTATGTGATTACCTTGAAAACCTTGAAAAAGCTGTATTTAGAGCTGCAAAAGCTTTCTTTATCCTTTTGAAGAAAGGAAACTACACCGAAGGGCTCTTAGCATTTGGAGAATTAAAAGAGTTAGCACTAAAAGTCAGCCAGAAACTTGCAGAACTTTACTTTCAAGCATTTACAAAAGGAGATTCTAACTTTATAAAGTTAGTAGAGTATTTAAAAGAATTCTATCCAAAGCAATTCATTGCTGCTCTTGATTTTGCGGACTTAAAGAAACTGAACAGAACTCTTTCCGAAGCCAAGGTGGATAAAATCCTTGAGGAAACCGAAAAGGTAATCCAAAATTTTTTTGAAAGCCAGAAAAAAAACTATCTAGCAGTGAGGGGTATTAATCACAATTTTCTAATTCTAGGAGTAGGTATTGAAGAGGAGAAATTTGAAAAAGACATAAAAAAATTAACTGTTTTGCTAGAAAAAACTTTAAAGCAAATAGGCACAGAAGCACCATTTAGAGTTTATGGTTTCCTATTAGATGAACGCTTTGAAGGATTTGAAAATCGCCTTAATAATCTCTTAACTAAGCTAAAAGAGATTTCAAAAAAAGAAGAAAAACAAGTTTTCATTATTACAAATGAAGAGGGAATTGAAAAACTATTTAAGTGGCAAAAAGAACAGCTTAGAAAAATCTCATTTATAACAGGTAAAATCAATAACAACAATATAGAAATTGTTTTTCAACCCATAGCCGATAGCAAAACTTTCAATATAATAGCCCTTGAAACTCTATTTAGATTAAGGGATGGAGATTCTCTTGTACCTCCCGGGCTTTTTATAGATTTAATCTATCAATTCAACTTGATAACTAATATAGATAAAATTGTTCTTAAAAGAATTTTAGAGCAAAAAGATCTCGTAGCTTCAGTAACTACTAACTTGTTCATAAATGTAAGTCCTCAATCTCTTTCCTCGGTATCTTTCTTAAAGAAACTAGACAACTTTCTCAAAAAAATGGAAAACTTTTCCATCTTTTTAGAAATAACTGAGCAGAGACTCCTTGAAAATGCTTGTGAACTTAAACAAATTTCGAAAAAATATCCTAACCTTAAGTTCGCAATTGATGATTTTGGAAGTGGTTATTCCTCTTTTAAACTAGTAATAGACCTTGCAGAAAACAGAACTCTTGAAGTACTAAAACTTGATGGCTCTTTCACTAAAAAAATCTCATCAAGTCAATTCACAAGAAACGTAGTAAAAGCCATAGGTTCCCTTTCTAAGAACCTTGGAATCAAAACCGTTGCGGAATTTGTTGAAGAACCAGAGGCAGCAGAAATCCTAAAAAAAGAAGGCATTGATTTCCTTCAAGGTTATTTCATTTCAAAACCAAAAACTATTGAAGAAATAATCTACCAAGCTGAAAAGGTTAGCAACTTCTAACCCTGCTATAATTCTCTCAACTTCAAAGCAGGAGAAGAGGTATGAAAGTAGTTAACCTGAGGAAAGAAGGTTGGAAGAGGGAGCCGGAACTCGTAAGGATAAAGAACAGAGGACAAGGCCTTGAAAGTAAGTTCGCCCAGTCGGTCCTTGAGATAATAGAAAACGTTAGAAACTACGGAGACAGTGCCGTTTTCTCCTACGCCAAAAAGTTTGATAAAGTTGATTTAACTCCTGAAAACGTAAAAGTATCAGATAAAGAGGTAGAGGAGGCCTTTAAGAAAGTTCCCAAAGAGGTTGTAGAAGCCTTAAAGTTTGCCGTTGAAAGGGTAGAGAAGTTCCACCAGCACCAGAAAGAAAACTCATACTTCGTGACGGAGCCAGGAATAGTCCTCGGTCAGAAAGTAACCCCCCTTGAAAAGGTTGGAGTTTACGTTCCTGGAGGGAAAGCCGCGTATCCCTCTTCAGTAGTTATGAACGTCGTTCCCGCGAAAGTCGCAGGGGTTGAAAGGGTAGTAATGATAACCCCGGCAGTAGGTTCCCTTGAAATTAACCCATATACCCTGGTAGCTGCAAAGCTTTCTGGAGTTGACGAAATCTACAGAGTAGGAGGAGCTCACGGAGTAGCAGCAATAGCGTTTGGGACGGAAACTATTCCAAAAGTTGACAAGATAGTTGGTCCAGGGAACATCTTCGTTGCCCTTGCAAAGAAGTTCTTATTTGGAACAGTTGACATTGACATGGTTGCAGGCCCAAGTGAAATCCTCGTTATAGCAGATGAAACTGCAAACCCAGACTGGGTTGCAACAGACCTCCTCTCACAGGCAGAACACGACGAACTTGCAGGAGCCTTCTTAGTAACCCACGATAACCGTATAGCAGAAGAGACTGTAAAAGCAGTCCATGAAAAACTTAAAAGGTTAAAGAGAAAAGAAATAGCCGAAAAGTCAATAGAAAACTTTGGAACAGTATTCCTAACTAGAGACGTTTACCACTCTTGCCAAGTTGCAAACGAAATAGCTCCAGAACACCTTGAGGTCGCAACGAAGGAACCCTTTGCCCTTCTTGATTACATAAAGCACGCAGGAGCAATCTTCTTAGGCCACCATACCTGTGAAAGCTTAGGGGATTACGTCTTAGGGCCAAACCACGTTTTACCAACTGGAGGAAGTGCCAGGTTCTTCTCTCCTTTAGGAGTTTACGACTTCGTTAAGCGCTCATCAGTCCTCTACGTAAGCCAAGAAGGGTTTAATAGGGTATCTGGACCTGCAAGGGAACTTGCAGAGTGTGAAGGTCTTGAAGCCCACAGATTGGCTGTCGAAGTAAGGGAAGCTATTAAACTGGTTGCAAAAAGCCTTGAGAGGGTTTAGATGAAGAACCTCCTTTCCGCCGATCAGATAAGCAGGGAGCTCTTTAACGAAATCTACCTAACCGCCCTCTCGGTTAGAAGAGCGCTGAGGGAAGGAAGGAAGAAGTTCAACGTCCTGAGGGGAAAGTGCGTTGTAAACCTCTTCTTTGAACCTTCAACAAGAACCCGCTCCTCATTTGAGAAGGCTGGAAAGTTCCTCTCTGCAGACGTTATAAACATCTCAACGTCAGCTAGCTCTGTAAAGAAGGGAGAAAGCCTAATTGACACTGTTAAAAACCTTGACATGATGCACCCAGACATAATCATCTTAAGGCACCCCTGCGAGGGAGCTCCCTTTTTAGCACAGAAGTTCGTAGAGGCTTCAATAGTTAACGCAGGAGATGGAAGACACCAGCACCCAACTCAGGCGCTCCTTGACTGTGCAACCTTAACAGAACACTTTGGTTCTTTAGAGGGAAAGAGAGTAACAATACTTGGAGACATTGCAAACAGCAGAGTTGCCCGCTCAGATGCCATACTTTTAAGGGAATTAGGAGCAGAAGTATTCATCTACGGCCCATCACCAATGATGCCCAGAGTCCCTGAAGCCCTTGGAGTAAAGAGGTTAAACTCCTTTGAAGAGGTAAAGGAAATTTCAGACGCGGTAATTCTCTTAAGGATTCAGTTAGAGAGGCAAAATGCAAAGAAAACCTTCCCCTCTGTTAGGGAATACTCAGAGCTCTTTGGAATAAACAGGAGAAAGTTAGAAGAGTTAAAACCGGGAACCGTAATCCTCCACCCAGGCCCCTTTAACAGGGGAGTTGAGATAACGGGAGACGTAGCCTACAGTAAGAGGTCTTTAATCTTCCCTCAGGTTGAAATGGGACTTTCGGTAAGGATGGTAGTCCTCTCCCTCCTGTGCGGAAGGCTTGAAAAGTTAAGGGAGGAAATTCAATGAAAAGGAAAATAACGATAGGTATCCTCACACTTGCCACCCTTTTAGCAGGCTGTTTTGAGGGTGGAGTTTTAAATAAGGATTTAATCTTTAAAAGCGAAAACGGAAACGTTACATTCAGCCACGTTTACCATGTAAAGGTAAAAAAACAGCACTGCTCCTACTGCCACCCGAAACTCTTTAAGAAGAAGTTTGGAGCGGATAAGTTCACCATGAAAGACATATGGGAAGGTAAATTCTGCGGAGCTTGCCACAACGGCAGCAAAGCCTTCAGTGCAAAGGATCCCAAAAACTGCTCAAGGTGCCACAAACAAAAAGTTGGAGAGGCTAAATGAGGCTTTTAATAAGGGGAGCTAAAGTTATTGACCCTTTTCAAGGGATAGAGGGTAGAAGGGAAATCCTTATAGAGAACGGAAGGATAGTAAAGATCTCAGAAAGGATAGATAAAGTAGAAGCTTCCCAGGTAATTGATTTAGACGGTCTAATTTTAACTCCCGGTTTAATAGACCTCCACTCCCACTTAAGGGAGCCTGGTCAGGAGTGGAAGGAGGACATAGAGAGCGGTTCAAACGCTGCAGTTGCCGGCGGAATAACTTCAGTCTGCTGCATGGCAAACACCCAGCCGGTTAACGATAACCCCTCCGTTACAAGGTACATAATTGAAAGGGCAAGGGAAGTTGGCCTCTGTGACGTCTTTCCGGTAGGAGCTATAACGAAAGGCTTAAAAGGAGAGGAGCTTGCAGAGATAGGATTAATGGTAAAGGCAGGAATAGTTGCCATCTCGGACGATGGGGAGACTCCAAGGGATAGCAGAGTGTTAAGGAACGCAATGGACTACGCTAGGAGCCTAGGAATTCCCGTATTTACCCACTCAGAGGATAAGACTCTCTCTGCCGGCGGCCATATGAATGAAGGTTACCTATCAAGTCTCCTCGGCGTTCCGGGAATGCCTAAGGAAGCAGAAGAGATAGGAACTGTTAGAGACCTAATAGTGGCAAAACTAACAGGTGCCCATATCCACGTTTGTCACGTCTCCACAAAGGGAGCTCTAAAGGCCATAGAAGAGGCTAAAAAGGATGGAGTAAGAGTTACCTGTGAGATAACTCCCCACCACTTTACACTAACTGAAGAGGCAGTAAAGGAGTTTGATACAAACGCAAAGATGTGCCCACCTTTAAGGGATAAAGAGGACCTTTCAGCCTGCAGAGAAGCTTTAAAAAACGGTACTGCAGATGCAATAGCAACGGACCACGCTCCCCACTCGGAGGACGAAAAGAGCGTTGAGTTCTGCGCCGCTCCCTTTGGAATAATCGGATTCCAGACTCTTCTTCCCCTATCCCTGAACCTAGTTAGGGAGGGCTACCTCACACTCTCCCAAATGGTTGAGAAGCTATCAACTAACCCTGCAAGGATTATTAGGAAGAGGGATATAGGAAATCTGAAAGAGGGAAGCAGAGCAAACATTACAATCTTTGACCCAGACGAGGAGTACACATTAACAGAAGAGTTAATCCTTTCAAAGAGTAAGAACAGCCCCTTCCTAGGCTGGAAGTTAAAGGGAAGAGTGAAGTTTACCATCTATAATGGTAAAATCGTATATAAATCCTAAACTGGAGTTACTATGGCCCAACCAACACCTGCACCGGGAATTAGCTTCTTTGACATATTCTGGCTTCTAATCATCTTCTTCTCCCTCTGGCCCCTCTTCCAGCAGAAAAACCTTGAGTGGGCAAGGTTAAGACTCATAAGGGAAATTGAAAAGAAGAGGAAATCAAGAGTAATAACGATGATTCACAGGCAGGAACGCCTTGCCCTTATGGGATTTCCACTTGTAAGGTTCATAACAATTGAGGACTCTGAAAGGGTCCTTAGGGCAATAAGAATGACTCCAGACGATATGCCCATAGACTTCATAATTCACACACCTGGAGGACTTGCCCTTGCAGCAACTCAGATAGCATCAGCCCTTGCTAAACATAAAGCCCCAGTAAGGGTAATAGTCCCCCACTACGCCATGAGCGGTGGAACGCTCATAGCCCTTGCCGCAGATGAAATAGTAATGGATGAAAACGCCGTCCTGGGACCACTAGACCCCCAACTCGGCCAGTTTCCTGCACCTTCAATAGTAAAGGCAGTTAAGGAAAAGTATCAGGAAGGTAAAGGAAGCATTAAAGATGAAACTTTAATACTTGCAGACGTTGCAGAGAAAGCTTTAGTCCAAATGAAGAGCACAATCTTAAGAATCTTAACTAAAAAGGGGCACGACGAGAAAAAAGCAGAGAAAATTGCCGAACTTTTAACTTCAGGCTACTGGACCCACGATTACCCACTTACAGTTGAAGTAATAAAAGAGCTCGGGCTAAACGTTTCAACCGACGTTCCAAAAGAGGTTTACGAACTTATGGAGCTCTACTACCAACCGGTAGGTCAGCCTTCAGTCCAGTACATTCCAATCCCTTACGGAGAACCTAAGAAAGGGGAGGTACCAGTTAGAAAACCGCATTAGGAGCAGATATGTTTAAAGTAGGAGACAAAGTGGCATATCCCCCCCACGGAGTAGGAATAATTGAAGGGATGGAGGAAAGGGAAATAGGGGGGAGAAAGATACTCTACTACAGAATTAACCTAGTTGGAAAGAACATGTCAATTCTAGTTCCTGAAACCGGAACTGAAAGTAGCGGAATAAGGCCGGTACTCTCGGAGGAGGAAATAGAGGAGATATTCAACTACCTTTCTGAGGTTCCAAAAGGTATAAGTGAAAAGTGGACGGTAAGACACAGACTTAACGTTGATAGGTTAAAAACGGGGGACATTAAAGAGCTTGCCACGGTAGTAAGGAACCTTTCCTACCGTTCTAAGGATAAAGAGCTCTCCTACTCTGAAAAGAGGATGTTTGAAGAAGCTTTCAATAAACTCTCTGAGGAAATTGCCCTTTCACTGGGAGAACCTGTAAGGAAAGTAAAGCAGAAAATAAGGAAAATCCTCAGAGAGGTTAAGAAGTCGTGAGTAAAATTATTGGGGCCTTCTTCCTAGCCCTTATTGTAATCTACCTAATAATCTTTAAAAACTACGGTTTCACCTTAACCCAGTCTCTAATCCTCGGAATCTTCATAACCGCTGCAGCTTTCCTCCTCTATCAGTTCATCCTGAGGAAGAAAATCTCTGTTAAACTAATACTCCTCTTTTCAGCCGGATTTTTCCTAGGCCTTTGGCTTGCAAAGGGTATAACCCTTTCCCTCTACTCTCTATTTACAAACTTCCCCTACCTTCAGGAAATTCTCTTTATAACTCTTCCATACCTCTTTGGACTGCTCGCCGTTGAAATAGGGAGGAAAAAGCCCTTAACGGAAATTTTGAAGGAGGAGAGCTCCCTCTACTGCACACCTAAAGTCCTTGACACAAGTGCAATAATAGACGGAAGGGTGTACGAAATTGCAAAACTCGGCTTTATAGAGGGAAAAATAATAGTTCCAAGGTTCGTCCTTGAAGAACTCCAGAACCTTGCAGACTCAACAGACCCGCTGGTGAGAACTAAAGGGAAAAAGGGTCTTGAGATAGTTACTAAGATCAGGACTTTAGAGAAACCTCCAGTTGAAATCTACGAAAGGGACTTTCCGTGGATTAAAGAGGTTGATACAAAACTCGTAGAACTGTGTAAGAGGCTAAAGGCAAAACTCATAACAACAGACTACAACTTAAACAAAGTGGCAACAATAAAGGGGGTAGAGATACTCAACATTAATGACCTTGCAAATGCCCTTAAACCGGTTGTGGCAGTTGGAGAAGAACTCGTAATTTTCCTAGTAAAGGAAGGAAAAGAGAAAAACCAGGCTGTTGGCTACCTTGACGACGGAACAATGGTAGTTGTTGATAACGCAAAGCACCTTATAGGACACAAAGTTAAAGTAGCAGTAAACAACATACTCCAAACCTCAGCAGGAAAGATAATCTTTGGAAGGTTGAAAGAGGTAGTAAAGTGAGAGTTGCAGTAGTGCCGGCTGCCGGAATAGGAAGGCGGTTCGGTGGGAAGAAACAGTTTTTCAAAATAGGCGGTAGAGAGATCCTAGAGTATCCCTTAAAGGTTCTCAACAAGAGTGACCTGATAGACGGGATAATACTAGTTCTCCCTCAGGAGGATTTAAAGAGAGGAGAAGAGCTAAAGGAAAAGTTCCCAAAACTCCTTAGGGTAATTCCCGGAGGGAAGGAGAGACAAAGCTCGGTATACAGAGGGCTTCTTGCAGCAGAGGAGTTCTCTCCAAAAGAGGTTATCGTTCACGATGGAGTAAGGCCGGTAATAGAGCTTTCAACTATAAGTGACATGGTGATAGCCCTTTCAGACTACCAGTCGGACGGTATAGTTCTAGGAGTAAAGCCAAAGGAAACGGTTAAAGAGGTGGAATCACCACTAGAACCTGGAGATTTTATCGTTAAGAGGACCTTAAACAGGGATAAGCTAATTCTGGTTCAAACTCCTCAGCTCTTTAAGTTCAGAGTTCTTCTAGAGTGCCATAAAAGGGCTGAGAAAGAGGATTTCTTTGCAACAGATGATGCAGCGCTCCTTGAGAGGTACGGATACACTGTTATATCTATTCCTGGAGACTACAGGAACTTAAAGATAACAACTCCCGAAGACCTAAAAGTTGCAGAGCTCTTTTTGAAGGAGATTGGAGCCATTCCAGATTAATTTCCTAGGAGAGAAGATGGAGCTCCTAAGAGAAGTACCCCTCTTTTCAGAACTATCCCAGGAGCAGATTAAAGAGATTACCTCAATATCCTTAGTAAAGAAGTACACAAAGAACCAAACTATCTTCTCTCCGTTTCAAAAAGGCGAATACTTCTTCATTCTAAAGAGGGGGAAAGTAAAAGTCTATAAAACCTCAAGAGATAAGGAGCAGATAATAAGAATCTTTGACAAGCCAACCATGTTTGGAGAAGCAGCAAGTTTTACCGGAAAGAACTTTCCGGCATGGGCAGAAGCTATTGAAGACTCTGAAGTCATACTAATACCAAGGAGGGACTTCCTATCCCTCATAAAGAGGGATCCAGAAATAGGAATGAAGCTAATGTCTGTAATGGCACAGAGGCTCGTTTACCTAACTAACGTTATAGAGAGCCTGTCCCTTAAAAACGCCCTTTCAAAGATCTCCTTATACATACTGAGGAAATCTGAGGAGGAGGGGCAGGAAGTAGAGTTCAGTACAAACCTTGCAGCCATGGAGTTAGGACTTACAAAAGAAACGGTTTCCAGAATGCTCAGCAAACTCAAAGAGATGGGAATTATTGAAAAGGATAGGAACAGAATAAAGATT is from Thermovibrio guaymasensis and encodes:
- the ispD gene encoding 2-C-methyl-D-erythritol 4-phosphate cytidylyltransferase; this translates as MRVAVVPAAGIGRRFGGKKQFFKIGGREILEYPLKVLNKSDLIDGIILVLPQEDLKRGEELKEKFPKLLRVIPGGKERQSSVYRGLLAAEEFSPKEVIVHDGVRPVIELSTISDMVIALSDYQSDGIVLGVKPKETVKEVESPLEPGDFIVKRTLNRDKLILVQTPQLFKFRVLLECHKRAEKEDFFATDDAALLERYGYTVISIPGDYRNLKITTPEDLKVAELFLKEIGAIPD
- a CDS encoding Crp/Fnr family transcriptional regulator gives rise to the protein MELLREVPLFSELSQEQIKEITSISLVKKYTKNQTIFSPFQKGEYFFILKRGKVKVYKTSRDKEQIIRIFDKPTMFGEAASFTGKNFPAWAEAIEDSEVILIPRRDFLSLIKRDPEIGMKLMSVMAQRLVYLTNVIESLSLKNALSKISLYILRKSEEEGQEVEFSTNLAAMELGLTKETVSRMLSKLKEMGIIEKDRNRIKIKKPQALRELSL